A genomic stretch from Oleomonas cavernae includes:
- a CDS encoding DUF1491 family protein: MSDPRLKSRLVVQALIRRAEVAGLVAMVMRSGDADAGAIALVLDRFGAGSRLFAQARDGDGRLVWAPADGGKPLDAPDLADRLERSTRRDPDLWILSIEDPKALFDPNGQG, encoded by the coding sequence ATGTCCGACCCGCGCCTCAAGTCCCGCCTCGTCGTCCAGGCCCTGATCCGCCGGGCCGAGGTGGCGGGGCTGGTCGCCATGGTCATGCGCTCGGGCGATGCCGATGCCGGGGCGATCGCCTTGGTGCTCGACCGCTTCGGCGCCGGCAGCCGCCTGTTCGCCCAGGCCCGCGACGGTGACGGGCGCCTGGTCTGGGCCCCGGCCGACGGCGGCAAGCCGCTCGATGCGCCCGACCTGGCGGACCGGCTGGAGCGCAGCACGCGCCGCGACCCCGACCTGTGGATCCTCTCGATCGAGGACCCCAAGGCCCTATTCGATCCCAACGGCCAGGGCTGA
- a CDS encoding glycoside hydrolase family 17 protein — MRAITPAHAVTLCVAIGLTFLAWWLPNRPVTLAQPFDGVIESVSFAPFRGTQSPLTGNYPSDHEIALALDALVGKVRGVRLYTAREGMEIVPGLAQARGLKVFAGAWLGQVLRVNQAEVASLIDLANRFPDTIDRVIVGNEVLLRRDLPVDRLIEHIRTVRAAIKQPVTYADVWEFWLQNPQLAAEVDFITIHILPYWEDFPLPVEVGNAHVENILAQVRAAFPGKPVVIGEIGWPTHGRSREAAVPGRLELATFLTNFLHKATSEGIRYNVIEAFDQRWKSEMEGTVGANWGLFDSNWHHKFNFNKPIVEEPRWPWGAALAALLSIVFVVHQRARAARLGLGRAILTGLLLAVATYGGSRAVYEAYFYAYMWAPQVWAGLKAVVALGLGLALSVTAFRILTGDTRPAAGSGPAIGGDLVLSLGLGLSFALSFLMVVPVSTLASQVLAPATVSMLWPILPVDGRYRDFPTVYLALAAVAPLIISGVAAATGRDRFLDRLAFGHVFGRIDDIPPKGRGWFSLVVGLGFIAMAVALLILETPANIEAWAWGACMVLMSLPFFAAVRFRWRLRRSALAVGIE; from the coding sequence ATGCGTGCCATAACCCCCGCCCATGCCGTCACCCTTTGCGTTGCGATCGGGCTCACATTCCTGGCCTGGTGGTTGCCGAATCGCCCCGTCACCCTGGCCCAGCCCTTCGACGGCGTGATCGAAAGCGTTTCCTTCGCGCCGTTCCGCGGCACGCAAAGCCCGTTGACCGGCAATTATCCCAGCGACCACGAAATCGCCCTGGCGCTCGATGCCCTGGTCGGCAAGGTCCGCGGGGTGCGCCTCTACACCGCCCGGGAAGGCATGGAAATCGTGCCTGGCCTGGCCCAGGCGCGCGGCCTCAAGGTCTTCGCCGGGGCCTGGCTGGGCCAGGTGCTGCGGGTCAACCAGGCCGAGGTCGCCAGCCTGATCGACCTCGCCAACCGCTTTCCCGACACGATCGACCGGGTGATCGTCGGCAACGAGGTATTGCTGCGCCGGGACCTGCCCGTGGACAGACTGATCGAGCACATCCGCACCGTCCGCGCCGCGATCAAGCAGCCGGTCACCTATGCCGATGTCTGGGAATTCTGGCTGCAGAACCCCCAACTGGCGGCGGAAGTGGACTTCATCACCATCCATATCCTGCCCTATTGGGAGGATTTCCCGCTGCCCGTCGAGGTGGGCAATGCCCATGTCGAGAATATCCTGGCCCAGGTCCGCGCCGCCTTCCCGGGCAAGCCGGTGGTGATCGGGGAAATCGGCTGGCCCACCCACGGCCGCAGCCGCGAGGCCGCGGTGCCCGGGCGGCTGGAACTGGCCACCTTCCTCACCAACTTCCTGCACAAGGCGACGTCCGAAGGCATCCGCTACAATGTCATCGAGGCCTTCGACCAGCGCTGGAAGAGCGAGATGGAAGGCACCGTCGGCGCCAACTGGGGCCTGTTCGACAGCAACTGGCATCACAAGTTCAATTTCAACAAGCCGATCGTCGAGGAACCGCGCTGGCCCTGGGGTGCTGCCCTGGCCGCCCTGCTCAGCATCGTCTTCGTGGTCCATCAGCGCGCCCGGGCGGCACGGCTCGGGCTGGGCCGCGCCATCTTGACCGGCCTGCTCCTGGCGGTGGCGACCTATGGCGGCAGCCGTGCCGTCTACGAGGCCTATTTCTACGCCTATATGTGGGCGCCGCAGGTCTGGGCCGGGCTCAAGGCGGTGGTCGCCCTGGGGTTGGGCCTGGCCTTGAGTGTCACCGCCTTCCGCATCCTGACCGGCGATACCCGCCCGGCGGCGGGCAGCGGCCCGGCCATCGGCGGCGACCTGGTGCTGAGCCTGGGGCTGGGCCTGTCGTTCGCGCTGTCGTTCCTGATGGTGGTGCCGGTCAGCACGCTGGCGTCGCAGGTCCTGGCGCCCGCCACCGTCTCGATGCTGTGGCCGATCCTGCCGGTCGACGGCCGCTACCGCGATTTCCCCACGGTCTATCTGGCCCTGGCCGCGGTGGCACCCCTGATCATCTCCGGCGTCGCCGCGGCAACCGGGCGCGACCGTTTCCTGGACCGCCTGGCCTTCGGCCATGTCTTCGGCCGGATCGACGACATACCGCCCAAGGGGCGTGGCTGGTTCTCGCTGGTGGTGGGGTTGGGCTTCATCGCCATGGCCGTGGCCCTGCTGATCCTGGAGACGCCGGCCAATATCGAGGCCTGGGCCTGGGGCGCCTGCATGGTGCTGATGAGCCTGCCGTTCTTCGCCGCGGTGCGCTTCCGCTGGCGCCTGCGCCGCTCAGCCCTGGCCGTTGGGATCGAATAG